From the genome of Argentina anserina chromosome 4, drPotAnse1.1, whole genome shotgun sequence, one region includes:
- the LOC126790087 gene encoding protein SMAX1-LIKE 4-like, producing MRSGGCAVQQTLTAEAASVLKHSLSLARRRGHAQVTPLHVAATLLASRTSLLRRACLKAAAAANHNPPHHHPLQCRALELCFNVALNRLPTTPPSGGGGAGSPLLVSHGQHHQQQQPSLSNALVAALKRAQAHQRRGCIEQQNQQQPLLTIKVELEQLIISILDDPSVSRVMREAGFSSTSVKNNLEDTSSVSSVSSVSSVFQCYNSTGGVFSSPCSPTAPENLNHHHITPSGNFWQTHFLTYTSDQNPLLFSSPPKKLLLPFNVSSISTPSESVSYSKEDVKLVFEVLVRKISKKRNTVIVGDSVSITEGLVAEIMGRLERGSEVPEELKSTQFIKFQFPHVSLRFMKREDVESNITELKRKLDHSGGSGAIIYIGDLKWTITDDREGVGSCGYSPVEHLVSEISRLVSDYESSSFSSTKTKLWLMATASYQTYMRCQMRQPSLEIQWGLQTVSVPSGGLGLSLHASSVHDSRAMFSQNTSEVLDSKPFISSKDHEQDHSKLPCCEECNSNYEKEAQLLKSGQQKLPAWLQPHGTEARQKDQVLELRRKWNRLCYSLHQGRHNHNHSSPASYNHQNLTGKNHSYSTSSYPWLSTRNGIFPDLNSISFADHPALDPAGHGSNLVPRFRRQQSCSVIEFNFNNEVQKHEVVEPTLSSLKLSEDKEVKITLALGNSMFSESGKSVTQRADMCKLLKDNVPWQSESIPSIVEAIMGSKPCSETWFLIDGNDSIGKRRLAQAIAELVLGSAGSLLHINMNKREEEMNPGVEKLKRAIKSSDKLVVLVEDVDLADAQLLKFLADRFEAGKCGEVSRRDGNQSQAIFILTKGESTRNEYPGSVIHMKLKVDEKSTSSSFGIASFDHKRKAEWELDNKAKSPRFEEKEDSSMADALENVNSKDFSRKSSFSSNLDLNRKAGDDNEIEDNAGEVSPISSDLTRDSATDIQTPLGFLESIENLFVFNRSPARDREAAELFLSKIEGCFEGVHGKQNGVSFSVDKRVLEEISVGSGSFPNSLFEKWLKDIFQTSLKTVIFGGKEGILVRLCLGGKEEGILEDFLGSCLPKKIQIS from the exons ATGCGCTCAGGAGGTTGTGCGGTGCAGCAGACCCTCACAGCGGAGGCTGCTTCGGTTCTGAAGCACTCTCTCAGCTTAGCACGGCGGAGAGGCCATGCTCAGGTCACTCCTCTCCACGTGGCCGCCACTCTCCTCGCCTCAAGAACCAGTCTTTTGAGGCGGGCCTGTCTCAAAGCTGCCGCAGCAGCCAATCACAACCCGCCACACCACCACCCTCTCCAATGCAGGGCCCTGGAGCTCTGCTTCAATGTGGCCCTCAACCGCCTCCCCACCACTCCTCCCTCCGGAGGCGGCGGCGCCGGTAGTCCTCTGTTGGTCAGCCACGGCCAGCACcatcagcagcagcagcctTCTCTATCCAATGCTCTCGTTGCTGCTCTCAAGAGGGCACAAGCCCACCAGAGAAGAGGGTGCATAGAGCAGCAGAATCAGCAGCAGCCGCTTCTGACGATCAAGGTTGAGCTTGAACAGCTTATTATCTCAATCTTGGATGATCCTAGCGTTAGCAGGGTTATGAGGGAAGCTGGGTTTTCAAGTACTTCGGTCAAGAACAACTTAGAGGACACTTCCTCTGTTTCCTCTGTTTCCTCTGTTTCCTCTGTTTTTCAGTGTTATAATAGCACTGGTGGGgttttctcttctccttgttcaCCTACTGCTCCTGAGAATCTAAACCATCATCATATCACTCCATCTGGCAATTTCTGGCAAACCCATTTCTTGACTTACACTTCTGATCAAAACccacttctcttttcctcaCCACCAAAGAAGTTACTTCTTCCCTTCAATGTCAGCTCCATCAGTACTCCTTCAGAATCTGTTTCTTACTCCAAGGAAGATGTTAAGTTGGTGTTTGAGGTTTTGGTAAGGAAGATCAGTAAGAAAAGGAACACTGTGATTGTGGGTGATTCTGTGTCCATTACTGAAGGCCTTGTTGCTGAGATCATGGGGAGGTTAGAGAGAGGGTCAGAGGTTCCAGAGGAACTGAAATCAACCCAGTTCATCAAGTTTCAGTTTCCTCATGTTTCTTTGAGGTTTATGAAACGAGAAGATGTGGAATCAAATATCACAGAGCTCAAAAGGAAACTGGATCACTCTGGAGGCAGTGGTGCTATTATTTACATTGGAGACTTGAAGTGGACAATTACTGATGACAGAGAAGGAGTAGGATCTTGTGGGTATAGCCCAGTTGAGCATTTAGTTTCAGAAATTTCCAGATTGGTTTCAGATTATGAAAGCAGCTCATTCTCAAGCACAAAGACAAAGCTTTGGCTAATGGCTACTGCTAGTTATCAAACATACATGAGATGCCAAATGAGGCAACCTTCTCTTGAGATTCAATGGGGTCTTCAAACTGTTTCAGTTCCATCAGGAGGTCTTGGTTTGAGTCTCCATGCTTCCAG TGTCCATGATTCGAGAGCAATGTTTTCTCAAAACACATCTGAAGTGCTGGATTCAAAGCCATTCATCAGCAGCAAGGATCATGAACAAGATCATAGTAAGCTCCCTTGCTGTGAAGAATGCAATTCAAACTATGAGAAAGAGGCTCAGTTGCTCAAATCTGGCCAGCAGAAATTGCCTGCCTGGCTTCAACCACATGGCACCGAAGCTCGTCAAAAG gaTCAAGTGCTTGAATTGAGGAGAAAGTGGAACAGGTTATGCTACAGTCTGCACCAAGGAAGGCATAACCATAATCATTCAAGCCCTGCTTCCTACAACCATCAAAACTTAACCGGGAAGAACCATTCTTATAGTACTTCTTCGTACCCTTGGTTGTCTACGAGGAATGGCATCTTTCCGGATCTGAATTCCATCTCTTTTGCTGATCATCCAGCCTTAGACCCTGCAGGCCATGGTTCTAATCTGGTGCCTCGGTTCAGAAGACAGCAATCGTGTAGTGTAATCGAGTTCAATTTCAATAATGAGGTTCAAAAGCATGAAGTAGTGGAACCAACCTTGTCTTCTTTGAAGCTCAGTGAAGACAAGGAAGTGAAGATCACACTTGCTCTCGGCAACTCTATGTTTTCTGAGTCAGGAAAATCAGTAACACAGAGAGCTGACATGTGTAAGCTTTTGAAAGACAATGTGCCTTGGCAATCTGAATCCATTCCATCGATAGTAGAAGCCATAATGGGCTCCAAACCATGTTCAGAAACTTGGTTTCTGATTGATGGGAACGACTCAATTGGAAAGAGAAGGTTGGCTCAAGCAATAGCGGAGTTGGTTCTAGGATCTGCTGGTTCACTCTTACATATCAACATGaacaaaagagaagaagagatgaACCCGGGAGTGGAAAAACTAAAAAGAGCCATTAAATCCAGTGACAAACTTGTTGTGTTGGTAGAAGATGTGGATTTGGCTGATGCACAGCTCTTGAAATTCCTAGCTGATCGTTTCGAGGCTGGAAAATGTGGAGAAGTGAGTAGAAGAGATGGGAATCAAAGCCAAGCCATATTCATTTTGACCAAGGGTGAGTCCACAAGAAATGAGTACCCGGGTTCTGTGATCCATATGAAGTTGAAAGTTGATGAGAAAAGTACTAGTTCTAGTTTTGGGATAGCTAGCTTCGACCACAAGCGAAAAGCTGAGTGGGAGCTTGACAACAAGGCCAAATCTCCAAGATTTGAAGAGAAGGAGGATTCAAGTATGGCTGATGCCTTAGAGAATGTGAATAGCAAGGACTTCTCAAGGAAATCAAGCTTCAGCAGTAACCTTGATCTAAACCGCAAAGCCGGTGACGACAATGAAATCGAAGACAATGCAGGGGAGGTGAGCCCTATTTCAAGTGATTTGACACGCGACTCGGCCACGGATATCCAAACCCCACTCGGGTTCCTTGAATCAATCGAGAACCTCTTCGTTTTCAACAGAAGCCCGGCTAGGGATCGAGAGGCCGCCGAGCTTTTCTTGTCCAAGATTGAAGGGTGCTTTGAGGGTGTACATGGGAAACAAAATGGGGTTAGTTTTAGTGTGGATAAAAGGGTGTTAGAGGAGATATCTGTTGGGTCTGGTTCTTTTCCCAATAGCTTGTTTGAGAAATGGCTAAAAGACATTTTTCAAACAAGCCTAAAAACGGTTATATTTGGCGGGAAAGAGGGTATACTTGTAAGGCTATGTTTGGGGGGTAAAGAAGAAGGCATTTTGGAGGATTTCTTGGGCTCTTGTCTTCCCAAGAAGATCCAAATTTCTTGA